A region from the Mycolicibacterium litorale genome encodes:
- a CDS encoding cysteine hydrolase gives MTPRLAELVGPGHTALVTQELQGAVVGPDASLAALADESRRAALPNIARLLPVARTAGVRVVHCLVQRRSDGLGSNHNAKLFAVGRSGVAIEPGSPGATLLPEFGPEPSDLVLTRWHGLGPMGGTDLDAVLRNLGVTTIVAVGVSLNVAIPNLVMDAVNAAYRVVVPRDAVAGIPSEYGDAVIDNTLSLLATITTTDDLIRTWTREA, from the coding sequence ATGACGCCACGCTTGGCTGAGCTGGTGGGGCCGGGGCACACCGCACTGGTCACCCAGGAGTTGCAGGGTGCGGTCGTGGGCCCCGACGCCAGCCTGGCCGCACTGGCCGACGAGTCCCGCCGGGCGGCGCTGCCGAACATCGCCCGACTGCTGCCGGTCGCGCGCACCGCGGGGGTGAGGGTGGTGCACTGTCTGGTGCAGCGACGGTCCGACGGCCTGGGCTCCAACCACAACGCCAAGTTGTTCGCGGTCGGCCGCAGCGGCGTCGCCATCGAACCGGGCAGCCCGGGCGCCACCCTGCTGCCCGAATTCGGCCCGGAGCCATCCGATCTGGTGCTCACGCGGTGGCACGGTCTCGGTCCGATGGGCGGCACCGACCTCGACGCGGTCCTGCGCAACCTCGGTGTCACGACGATCGTCGCCGTCGGCGTATCCCTGAACGTGGCGATCCCGAACCTGGTGATGGACGCAGTCAACGCGGCGTACCGTGTCGTCGTGCCGCGCGATGCGGTCGCCGGGATCCCTTCCGAATACGGCGACGCCGTCATCGACAACACGCTGTCGCTGCTGGCGACGATCACCACCACCGACGATCTGATCCGGACCTGGACGCGGGAGGCCTGA
- a CDS encoding aromatic ring-hydroxylating oxygenase subunit alpha, with amino-acid sequence MRVPFTWKVTGWFVVGWSAEFVTGETKALHYFGDDLVAYRDEANTLHVLEAHCKHLGAHLGHGGKVVGDCVECPFHGWRWGPQGDNTYIPYQPDRPNRALKLRVYPVVEQYGCVFVWHHPDGAEPQWPLPDLFKKFPQFPTDPDAYYRPYPEFSSRAENEPVHPQIVAENGPDSSHFRYVHGASVTPVCLNWEVVGEEWRFLTGWPDARSDDPDKMALLIHSHFSGLGFAVSVFEGSSNHRLIFACTPVDDGLSDMFYSIWWPKVDGETSDVPPEDVRARVERQFLRTVWEDLDIWRYQRYVERPPLAKVDAKPYMAMRDWAKQFYDVPARV; translated from the coding sequence ATGAGAGTTCCGTTCACCTGGAAGGTCACCGGCTGGTTCGTGGTCGGCTGGTCCGCGGAGTTCGTCACCGGCGAGACCAAGGCGCTGCACTACTTCGGCGACGACCTGGTGGCCTACCGCGACGAGGCGAACACCCTGCATGTCCTCGAGGCGCACTGCAAACACCTTGGTGCTCATCTGGGCCACGGCGGCAAAGTGGTCGGCGACTGCGTGGAGTGCCCGTTCCACGGGTGGCGTTGGGGCCCGCAGGGCGACAACACCTACATCCCCTATCAGCCGGACCGGCCGAACCGTGCGTTGAAGCTGAGGGTGTACCCGGTCGTCGAGCAGTACGGCTGCGTTTTCGTCTGGCATCATCCGGACGGCGCGGAACCGCAGTGGCCACTGCCGGACCTCTTCAAGAAGTTCCCCCAGTTCCCCACCGACCCGGACGCGTATTACCGGCCATATCCCGAGTTCTCGAGCCGCGCCGAGAACGAGCCGGTGCACCCGCAGATCGTCGCCGAGAACGGCCCGGACAGTTCGCACTTCCGCTATGTCCACGGCGCCTCGGTGACGCCGGTCTGCCTCAACTGGGAGGTCGTCGGCGAAGAGTGGCGCTTCCTCACCGGATGGCCGGACGCCCGCAGCGACGACCCGGACAAGATGGCGCTGCTCATCCACAGCCACTTCTCCGGGCTGGGGTTCGCCGTGAGCGTCTTCGAGGGTTCGTCGAACCATCGGCTGATCTTCGCGTGCACCCCGGTCGACGACGGGCTCTCCGACATGTTCTATTCGATCTGGTGGCCCAAGGTCGACGGCGAGACCTCCGACGTCCCGCCGGAGGATGTCCGCGCCCGGGTGGAGAGGCAGTTCCTGCGCACGGTCTGGGAGGACCTCGACATCTGGCGCTACCAGCGCTATGTCGAGCGGCCGCCGCTGGCCAAGGTCGACGCGAAACCCTATATGGCCATGCGGGATTGGGCCAAGCAGTTCTACGACGTGCCCGCCCGGGTATGA
- a CDS encoding LLM class F420-dependent oxidoreductase, protein MRYTLEYPSELPSAPDDFLHPDVLRAVATAAEAAGFSAIALSEHPAPSRKWRRSGGHNTLDPIAALSFMAAVTTRIRLMTNLYVLPYRNPYLSAKALTSLDLISGGRLTAGVGAGYLRSEFAAVGVDFADRARLFDEALDALWSIWMDPETPVSGADFAAPSTVWLQKPKQRPHPPIWIGGNSTAALRRVVEYGSGWMPIIAPRRMASTILTPAIEDVGQLGTALARLRRRFAEEERDPASLDVQVVCPPFGFDDETSLRLARRALDEFAAVGATWAVVHVDGSSPEAAIEFIRAFGEQVITEGMGAA, encoded by the coding sequence GTGAGGTACACCCTGGAGTACCCGAGCGAATTACCCAGCGCGCCCGACGATTTCTTGCATCCGGATGTGCTCCGCGCCGTGGCCACCGCAGCGGAGGCCGCCGGCTTCTCCGCGATCGCGCTCAGCGAGCATCCGGCGCCGTCGCGCAAGTGGCGCCGCAGCGGTGGCCACAACACGCTGGACCCCATCGCGGCACTGAGCTTCATGGCGGCAGTCACCACCCGCATCAGACTGATGACGAATCTCTACGTCCTGCCGTACCGCAACCCGTACCTGTCCGCCAAAGCGTTGACCAGCCTCGATCTGATCTCCGGCGGCAGGTTGACCGCGGGCGTGGGTGCCGGCTACCTGCGGTCGGAGTTCGCTGCCGTCGGTGTGGACTTCGCCGACCGGGCCCGGCTGTTCGACGAGGCGCTGGACGCGCTGTGGTCGATCTGGATGGACCCGGAGACTCCGGTCAGCGGCGCGGATTTCGCCGCTCCCTCGACCGTGTGGCTGCAGAAGCCCAAGCAGCGGCCCCACCCGCCGATCTGGATCGGCGGCAACAGTACCGCTGCGCTGCGCCGCGTCGTCGAATACGGCTCCGGGTGGATGCCGATCATCGCACCTCGCCGGATGGCGTCGACGATCCTCACACCGGCCATCGAGGACGTCGGCCAGCTCGGCACCGCGCTCGCCCGGCTGCGGCGGCGGTTCGCGGAGGAGGAGCGGGACCCGGCGTCGCTGGACGTTCAGGTGGTGTGCCCACCCTTCGGGTTCGACGACGAGACGTCACTGCGTCTCGCACGTCGCGCCCTCGACGAGTTCGCCGCGGTCGGGGCCACCTGGGCCGTCGTGCACGTCGACGGCTCCAGCCCGGAAGCGGCGATCGAGTTCATCAGGGCATTCGGCGAGCAGGTCATCACAGAGGGAATGGGTGCGGCATGA
- a CDS encoding NAD-dependent epimerase/dehydratase family protein codes for MGSAMDGAPARRRALVLGASGNVGAAVVRRLVADGDDVRVLLRRSSSTRGIDGLDVERRYGDIFDTEAVAAAMADRDVVFYCVVDTRAHLADPAPLFRTNVEGLRGVLDIAVQADLRRFVFLSTIGTIAVGADGEVVNEDTPFNWSGEGGPYIESRRQAEDLVLRYARERGLPAVAMCVSNPYGPPDWQPKQGALVALAAFGKMPCYIRGVGAEVVDIDDAAAALVLAAEHGRVGERYIVSERYMSQREMFTIAAESAGVTPPRFGVPMALVHLLAAAAGMSNRLLGTDFPINPAAARLIALTSPADHGKATRDLGWHPGPTADAIGRAARFYLERRDRNEQVVAL; via the coding sequence ATGGGATCGGCGATGGACGGCGCCCCGGCGCGCAGGAGGGCGCTGGTGCTCGGCGCCAGCGGAAACGTGGGTGCCGCGGTGGTTCGGCGCCTGGTGGCCGACGGTGACGATGTGCGAGTCCTGTTGCGCCGCAGCAGCTCCACCAGGGGAATCGACGGCCTAGACGTCGAGCGGCGTTACGGCGACATCTTCGACACCGAGGCGGTCGCGGCGGCGATGGCCGACCGCGACGTCGTCTTCTACTGCGTGGTCGACACCAGGGCGCATCTGGCCGATCCCGCGCCGCTGTTCCGGACCAACGTCGAGGGTTTGCGTGGGGTGCTCGACATCGCCGTACAAGCGGACCTTCGGCGCTTCGTGTTCTTGAGCACGATCGGGACCATCGCCGTCGGCGCCGACGGCGAGGTGGTGAACGAGGACACGCCGTTCAACTGGAGCGGTGAGGGCGGCCCCTACATCGAATCCCGCCGTCAGGCCGAGGACCTGGTGCTGCGCTACGCCCGCGAACGCGGTCTGCCCGCCGTGGCGATGTGCGTGTCCAATCCGTACGGCCCGCCCGACTGGCAGCCCAAGCAGGGTGCGCTCGTCGCGCTCGCCGCGTTCGGCAAGATGCCGTGCTACATCCGCGGCGTCGGAGCGGAGGTCGTGGACATCGACGACGCCGCAGCGGCGTTGGTGCTGGCCGCCGAACACGGCCGGGTCGGGGAGCGGTACATCGTCTCCGAGCGCTACATGTCTCAGCGCGAGATGTTCACCATCGCCGCGGAGTCGGCGGGGGTGACGCCGCCGCGGTTCGGCGTCCCGATGGCGCTGGTCCACCTCCTCGCCGCAGCTGCCGGGATGTCGAACCGGTTGTTGGGCACCGACTTCCCGATCAATCCGGCCGCGGCCCGGTTGATCGCGCTGACCTCGCCCGCCGATCACGGCAAGGCAACACGCGATCTCGGCTGGCACCCTGGCCCCACCGCCGACGCGATCGGCCGCGCCGCCCGGTTCTACCTCGAGCGCCGCGACCGCAACGAACAGGTGGTGGCGTTGTGA